The Saccharothrix variisporea genome has a segment encoding these proteins:
- a CDS encoding SDR family NAD(P)-dependent oxidoreductase, with protein sequence MSTVVVLGVGPGLGLSIAHRFGREGRKVALVSRSAERHPGYVAGLRAAGVEAEAFVADVRDREQLLSTVDAVAERLGPVEVVYYGPADLGSRPQPITETTSADVTEAMSWVLPAVDVVGHVLPGMVERGGGGLLFAGGLSAVVPMPPLGAFALSSAALRNYALTLNAALAGQGVYAGSLTIGGLIERGDIHQALDGRIDGVGTLDPDDLADTAWDLYAQRDRGEAVFNALS encoded by the coding sequence ATGTCCACAGTCGTCGTGCTCGGGGTCGGGCCGGGGCTCGGGTTGTCGATCGCGCACCGGTTCGGGCGGGAGGGGCGCAAGGTCGCGCTGGTCTCGCGGTCCGCCGAGCGTCACCCCGGCTATGTCGCCGGGTTGCGGGCCGCCGGGGTGGAGGCGGAGGCGTTCGTGGCGGACGTCCGTGATCGGGAACAGCTGCTGTCCACAGTGGATGCTGTTGCGGAACGGCTCGGGCCGGTCGAGGTGGTCTACTACGGGCCGGCTGACCTGGGCTCGCGGCCACAACCGATCACCGAGACCACGTCCGCCGACGTCACGGAGGCGATGTCCTGGGTGCTGCCGGCAGTGGACGTGGTGGGGCATGTGCTGCCCGGCATGGTCGAACGGGGTGGCGGCGGGTTGTTGTTCGCGGGTGGGTTGAGCGCTGTGGTGCCGATGCCGCCGTTGGGGGCGTTCGCGCTGTCGTCGGCGGCGTTGCGCAACTACGCGTTGACGTTGAACGCGGCCCTGGCCGGGCAAGGGGTGTACGCGGGCAGTCTGACCATCGGCGGGCTGATCGAGCGCGGCGACATCCACCAAGCGCTCGATGGGCGGATCGACGGGGTCGGGACGCTGGACCCCGACGACCTCGCGGACACCGCCTGGGACCTCTACGCCCAGCGGGATCGGGGCGAGGCGGTGTTCAACGCGCTGAGCTGA
- a CDS encoding SAM-dependent methyltransferase, translating into MVDRVSWAPEGVDVDLPSSARIYDYLLGGGHNFAADRDTAEALIRVLPVRDMARLNRSYLRRAVLALVDAGVTQFLDLGSGIPTVGNVHEVAQQADPDCRVVYVDIEPVAIKHSELLLADNPRARAVHADLREPEVVVEAARELLDFTAPVGLLAVGVMQFIPDEDDPWGILVRYRDALAPGSYLALSHFTPDRMPQAMAAGADIFQHTAEPITPRTREQVLAMLDGFDVVEPGLVFTPEWRPESPEDVPDDPGRANLYAVVGRKP; encoded by the coding sequence GTGGTTGACCGGGTGAGCTGGGCGCCGGAAGGGGTCGACGTCGACCTGCCGAGCTCGGCCCGCATCTACGACTACCTGCTGGGCGGCGGCCACAACTTCGCGGCCGACCGGGACACCGCCGAGGCGCTCATCCGGGTGCTGCCGGTCCGGGACATGGCCCGGCTCAACCGCTCCTACCTGCGCCGCGCCGTCCTCGCCCTGGTCGACGCGGGCGTCACGCAGTTCCTCGACCTCGGCTCGGGCATCCCGACCGTCGGCAACGTCCACGAGGTCGCGCAGCAGGCGGACCCGGACTGCCGGGTCGTCTACGTCGACATCGAACCGGTCGCCATCAAGCACTCCGAGCTGCTGCTGGCCGACAACCCCCGCGCCCGCGCGGTCCACGCCGACCTGCGCGAGCCCGAAGTCGTGGTCGAGGCGGCCCGGGAGCTGCTCGACTTCACCGCCCCGGTCGGCCTGCTCGCGGTCGGCGTCATGCAGTTCATCCCCGACGAGGACGACCCGTGGGGCATCCTCGTCCGCTACCGCGACGCCCTCGCGCCGGGCAGCTACCTGGCGCTGTCGCACTTCACGCCCGACCGGATGCCGCAGGCGATGGCGGCGGGCGCGGACATCTTCCAGCACACCGCCGAACCGATCACGCCGCGCACCCGCGAGCAGGTGCTGGCGATGCTGGACGGCTTCGACGTCGTCGAACCGGGCCTGGTCTTCACCCCGGAGTGGCGGCCGGAGTCCCCCGAGGACGTGCCCGACGACCCGGGTCGCGCCAACCTCTACGCGGTCGTCGGCCGCAAGCCTTGA
- a CDS encoding S8 family peptidase, giving the protein MSQPTNRPELYQRAFAESIRQHKDFRLYAERGREFIFVARELLTIPEDVVRVIEKLQRDNFAVERGRDFAGMSRLVLPRNPDDIPDIVRLLRDPAQWPGERVPFVQPHHVLVGHGGNMHGNPGQPPKVAPPLADPVKGSEVRGKGVIVGVVDTGISASAAADHPLWLGEAFLARADEVDTAYAHDDVFALEGGHGTFVAGVLRQAAPGVRFDPERALDPSGLGTEEQFVAALASFDERVQVVNISMGCFTQDDVASEPVRRAIAKLPTSVVVVASAGNQGTNRPSWPAALCRVTAVAAVAQERDGSRAPACYSNFGHWVDACAVGNRTSTYLKGKWELPGDPVVDVYDRFAYWLGTSFAAPHVAGRIAETMTTFGLSAVAARDKLLSAAEFFPGYGVLVD; this is encoded by the coding sequence GTGTCCCAGCCGACGAACCGACCCGAGCTGTACCAACGGGCCTTCGCGGAATCCATCAGGCAGCACAAGGACTTCCGGCTCTACGCCGAGCGCGGGCGGGAGTTCATCTTCGTCGCGCGGGAGCTGCTGACGATCCCCGAGGACGTCGTCCGGGTGATCGAGAAGCTCCAGCGCGACAACTTCGCCGTCGAGCGCGGGCGGGACTTCGCCGGCATGTCGCGGCTCGTGCTGCCGCGCAACCCCGACGACATCCCCGACATCGTGCGCCTGTTGCGCGACCCGGCGCAGTGGCCCGGCGAGCGGGTGCCGTTCGTGCAGCCGCACCACGTGCTGGTGGGCCACGGCGGCAACATGCACGGCAACCCCGGCCAGCCCCCGAAGGTCGCGCCGCCGCTGGCCGACCCGGTGAAGGGCAGCGAGGTCCGCGGCAAGGGCGTGATCGTCGGAGTGGTCGACACGGGGATCTCGGCTTCCGCGGCTGCGGACCATCCCCTGTGGCTGGGTGAGGCGTTCCTGGCGCGCGCCGACGAGGTGGACACCGCTTACGCGCACGACGACGTGTTCGCGCTGGAGGGCGGGCACGGGACGTTCGTCGCGGGCGTGCTGCGGCAGGCCGCGCCGGGGGTGCGGTTCGACCCGGAGCGGGCGCTGGACCCGTCCGGTCTGGGCACCGAGGAGCAGTTCGTCGCGGCGCTGGCGTCGTTCGACGAACGGGTGCAGGTCGTGAACATCTCCATGGGGTGCTTCACACAGGACGACGTGGCCTCCGAGCCGGTCCGGCGGGCGATCGCGAAGCTGCCGACGTCGGTGGTCGTGGTCGCGTCGGCCGGCAACCAGGGCACCAACCGCCCGTCGTGGCCGGCGGCGCTGTGCCGGGTGACGGCGGTGGCGGCGGTGGCCCAGGAACGGGACGGCTCGCGGGCGCCGGCGTGCTACTCGAACTTCGGGCACTGGGTCGACGCGTGCGCGGTGGGCAACCGGACCAGCACGTACCTGAAGGGCAAGTGGGAGTTGCCCGGCGACCCGGTGGTGGACGTCTACGACCGCTTCGCGTACTGGCTGGGCACGTCCTTCGCGGCTCCGCACGTGGCCGGCCGGATCGCGGAGACGATGACGACCTTCGGCCTGTCCGCGGTGGCGGCCCGGGACAAGCTGCTCAGTGCGGCCGAGTTCTTCCCCGGCTACGGCGTCCTGGTCGACTGA
- a CDS encoding CHAT domain-containing protein, with product MAGVSAAAALEARQRDPHAALAMGRSALRAARAAGDAEEASTAERAIGLSLRELHDFDAALRHLRRSVRIAEDAGLARSAALARMSLAFVLSNLGRHAQALRTINRALPDLRGVDAGSGRMQRGLVLHFLCRYDEALRDYNGAIEVVRRFGERLVEARALNNRGLLRAYTGGLKAADEDFDRAAELYRELDQELAVADVRWNAGISASRAGDVPRALTMFAEAEREYRRLEVPRPNLLINRLELLVSVPLLEEARAAADRALAELGKGLVLARSEAMFYRARIALLEDDLELAVRMAASAREGFRREKREVWEVSARHVELRAAYLSGERSRKLGTAMARVASRLDALGWRMAALEARVDAALIARDLGDRRRALAELSTAGAARRGGPAAHRVQGWYAEALRRDLEGNRRGAQSALRRGLRLLDEYRVSLGAAELRALSGAQGKALAMEGLRSAVASGHAGRVLTWAESWRAGALRMTPARPPEDSGLADALAELRAVTSDLELALLDGKPTAALKQRQLRGEQRVRELTRQTSGGGAVDRPPAVPDLAWALGDAALVEYVDFEGTLLAVVVAGGRASLHRLGPVDGAVREIRLLRFALHRLVTLPEHLDRVAVRAGAEHAAALLERRLLAPLARRVDGRPLVLAPTGALGGLPWAALPGCRERSLTVAPSATVWFRAASSSRVPHDRAVLAAGPRLPAAPTEIAAISPLAGKASVLVGPEATVDAVASAMDGAPLAHVAAHGSFRADNPLFSALELADGPLTVYDLERLHTPPARVVLSACDSGLSAVRPGDELMGFTAALLGLGTRTLVAPVVPVPAEVTTPLMVDLHRRLGEGQPPAIALAGARAAHVDAGDTEFAAGVGFLCFGA from the coding sequence GTGGCCGGGGTTTCCGCCGCCGCTGCGCTGGAAGCCCGGCAACGGGACCCGCACGCGGCACTAGCGATGGGCCGCTCGGCGTTGCGCGCCGCGCGTGCCGCGGGTGACGCCGAGGAGGCGTCGACGGCCGAACGCGCGATCGGGTTGTCGCTGCGCGAGCTGCACGACTTCGACGCGGCGCTGCGGCACCTGCGGCGGTCGGTGCGCATCGCCGAGGACGCCGGGTTGGCGCGGTCGGCGGCGCTGGCCCGCATGAGCCTGGCGTTCGTGCTGTCCAACCTCGGCCGGCACGCCCAAGCGCTGCGCACGATCAACCGCGCCCTGCCGGACCTGCGTGGCGTGGACGCGGGCAGCGGGCGGATGCAACGCGGTCTGGTGCTGCACTTCCTGTGCCGCTACGACGAAGCCCTGCGCGACTACAACGGCGCCATCGAAGTCGTGCGGCGGTTCGGCGAGCGGCTGGTCGAGGCGCGGGCGCTGAACAACCGGGGCCTGCTGCGCGCCTACACCGGCGGCCTGAAGGCGGCCGACGAGGACTTCGACCGGGCCGCCGAGCTGTACCGGGAGCTGGACCAGGAGCTGGCCGTCGCGGACGTGCGGTGGAACGCGGGCATCTCCGCGTCCCGCGCCGGGGACGTGCCGCGCGCGCTGACCATGTTCGCCGAGGCCGAGCGGGAGTACCGGCGGCTGGAGGTGCCGCGGCCCAACCTGCTGATCAACCGGCTGGAGCTGCTGGTGTCCGTGCCCCTGCTGGAGGAGGCGCGGGCGGCGGCGGACCGGGCGTTGGCGGAGCTGGGCAAGGGCCTGGTGCTGGCCCGGTCGGAGGCGATGTTCTACCGGGCGCGGATCGCGTTGCTGGAGGACGACCTGGAGCTGGCCGTGCGGATGGCGGCCTCGGCGCGGGAGGGGTTCCGGCGGGAGAAGCGCGAGGTGTGGGAGGTCAGCGCCCGGCACGTCGAGCTGCGCGCGGCCTACCTCAGCGGCGAGCGGTCGCGGAAGCTGGGCACGGCGATGGCGCGGGTGGCATCCCGGCTGGACGCGCTGGGCTGGCGGATGGCCGCGCTGGAGGCCCGGGTGGACGCGGCCCTGATCGCCCGGGACCTCGGTGACCGGCGGCGGGCGTTGGCCGAGCTGTCCACGGCCGGTGCGGCGCGGCGGGGCGGTCCGGCGGCGCACCGCGTGCAGGGCTGGTACGCCGAGGCGTTGCGCCGGGACCTGGAGGGCAACCGGCGGGGCGCGCAGAGCGCGTTGCGGCGCGGGTTGCGGCTGCTGGACGAGTACCGGGTGTCGTTGGGCGCGGCGGAGTTGCGGGCGTTGAGCGGCGCCCAGGGCAAGGCGCTGGCGATGGAAGGGCTGCGGTCGGCGGTGGCGTCCGGGCACGCCGGGCGCGTGCTGACGTGGGCGGAGAGCTGGCGGGCGGGCGCGCTGCGGATGACCCCGGCCCGACCGCCCGAGGACTCCGGCCTGGCCGACGCGCTGGCCGAGCTGCGCGCGGTGACCTCGGACCTGGAGCTGGCGCTGCTGGACGGCAAGCCCACGGCGGCGTTGAAGCAGCGGCAGCTGCGTGGTGAGCAGCGGGTGCGCGAGCTGACCCGGCAGACCAGCGGCGGGGGAGCGGTGGACCGGCCGCCCGCCGTGCCGGACCTGGCGTGGGCGCTGGGTGACGCGGCGCTGGTGGAGTACGTGGACTTCGAGGGCACGCTGCTCGCGGTGGTCGTCGCGGGTGGGCGGGCGAGCCTGCACCGACTGGGTCCGGTGGACGGTGCCGTGCGCGAGATCCGGTTGCTGCGCTTCGCACTGCACCGGCTGGTCACGCTGCCCGAGCACCTGGACCGCGTGGCCGTGCGGGCGGGTGCGGAGCACGCGGCGGCGCTGCTGGAACGGCGGCTGCTGGCCCCGTTGGCGCGCCGGGTGGACGGGCGTCCGCTGGTGCTCGCGCCGACCGGGGCGCTGGGCGGCCTGCCGTGGGCGGCGCTGCCCGGGTGCCGGGAGCGGTCGCTGACCGTGGCACCCTCGGCGACCGTGTGGTTCCGGGCAGCGTCGTCCTCACGGGTGCCGCACGACCGGGCCGTGCTCGCCGCCGGCCCCCGGCTGCCCGCCGCGCCGACCGAGATCGCCGCGATCTCCCCGCTGGCAGGCAAAGCCTCCGTCCTCGTGGGCCCGGAGGCGACCGTGGACGCGGTGGCCTCGGCGATGGACGGTGCACCCCTGGCGCACGTGGCCGCGCACGGCTCGTTCCGCGCGGACAACCCGCTGTTCTCGGCGTTGGAACTGGCCGACGGCCCGCTGACCGTCTACGACCTGGAACGCCTGCACACCCCGCCCGCGCGGGTCGTGCTGTCGGCGTGCGACTCGGGCCTGTCGGCGGTCAGGCCCGGCGACGAGCTGATGGGTTTCACGGCCGCGTTGCTCGGCTTGGGCACGCGCACGCTGGTCGCCCCGGTGGTGCCGGTGCCCGCCGAGGTGACCACGCCGTTGATGGTCGACCTGCACCGCCGACTGGGCGAGGGCCAGCCTCCCGCGATCGCCCTGGCGGGCGCACGGGCCGCACACGTGGACGCCGGCGACACGGAATTCGCCGCCGGCGTCGGCTTCCTGTGCTTCGGGGCCTGA
- a CDS encoding TetR/AcrR family transcriptional regulator yields the protein MPTKPLRADAARNRAKLLAAAVEVFGSRGLDAPLEHIARQAGVSIGTLYAHFPTRDALFDAIFPERLSALDRIGAEALADPDPWRGFVTFLEGVFALQAEDRGLNDAISRRVPLSGQVEEVCTRGVGHAEKIIARAREAGRLRADFTVADLAVLTSAVSQVIRTAPDDWRRFLCLYLDGVRA from the coding sequence GTGCCCACCAAACCCCTCCGCGCCGACGCCGCCCGCAACCGGGCGAAGCTGTTGGCCGCGGCGGTGGAGGTGTTCGGCTCACGCGGCCTGGACGCGCCCCTGGAGCACATCGCCCGACAAGCGGGCGTCAGCATCGGCACCCTCTACGCGCACTTCCCGACCCGGGACGCCCTGTTCGACGCGATCTTCCCCGAGCGCCTGTCCGCCCTGGACCGCATCGGCGCCGAGGCGCTGGCCGACCCCGACCCGTGGCGGGGTTTCGTGACCTTCCTCGAGGGCGTGTTCGCCCTGCAGGCGGAGGACCGGGGCCTCAACGACGCCATCTCCCGCCGGGTCCCGCTGTCGGGCCAGGTGGAAGAGGTGTGCACGCGAGGCGTCGGGCACGCGGAGAAGATCATCGCCCGAGCCCGGGAGGCCGGCCGGCTGCGTGCGGACTTCACCGTGGCGGACCTGGCGGTGCTGACGTCGGCGGTCTCCCAAGTCATCCGGACGGCCCCCGACGACTGGCGCCGTTTCCTGTGCCTCTACTTGGACGGCGTCCGCGCCTGA
- a CDS encoding STAS domain-containing protein — protein MPEPGATLASVRTDRPADGVVVLRVSGELDTSSADELAKPLRDTLVAGVRAVVVDLLEVRFLGSAGLEALVTGSKRATELDVPLVLVAAGRAVLRPIEATGLTSVFTIVDTVEDALTKVGAA, from the coding sequence GTGCCAGAACCCGGGGCAACGCTGGCGTCCGTGCGGACCGACCGGCCCGCGGACGGGGTGGTGGTGCTGCGCGTGTCCGGAGAGTTGGACACCAGCAGCGCGGACGAGCTGGCCAAGCCGCTGCGCGACACCCTCGTGGCAGGGGTGCGGGCCGTGGTGGTGGACCTCTTGGAGGTGCGCTTCCTCGGGTCCGCGGGCCTGGAGGCGCTGGTCACCGGCAGCAAGCGGGCGACCGAGCTGGACGTCCCGCTGGTGCTGGTCGCGGCCGGTCGGGCCGTGCTGCGGCCCATCGAGGCGACCGGTCTGACCTCGGTGTTCACCATCGTGGACACCGTCGAGGACGCCCTGACCAAGGTCGGGGCCGCCTAG
- a CDS encoding diguanylate cyclase domain-containing protein, with translation MSDNAAHDDVPGPPPGTAPARADVVARWARALVDSAYAPLSRKQLQAHLNRLFDNLATAERADEVGEWLVDARFTGQDSLRRTIEVLADALDGDDQQRATALAGVAAGYANALRRQVFAEQEEVRTSLLAALEQAQHDLHDSEARFRQVFASSAVGIAIFAGDGTAIEVNPALVRMLRHDPDTADQATGASGPDAEDVFAPADLAALRSAWAATDEAKFEQQFTGPHGDPMWTNVALSTVRDTDDRPKYRVAVIEDVTEQRVLRDYLRHQALHDVLTGLPNRQSFLPRLEEVLGKPGSITLCYLDVDSVAIVNDGIGYEAGDELLKVVAGRLTTVVADEKATVARIGGDEFVVLIEDSPDTPSISALAAAIDEALAEPVQLSGHGVAVSAGMGFVRTSARGVDAMALLRQAHSTLRRAESGGKGQWGIYDAGEDARDRKRLSLIATMPGALEFGEIAIDYRPIAPPSGDPIAHAARLRWDEAEFGVVGHEECLEFADELGLSGQLGTWLLEEACAFAAVEEAPVVVRLSADQSRDPDLAAVVRTALDRSSLAPQRLWLSLDCRALPGGLDVVEDNLTTLADMGVRRLLHGFSCGLPELALVERHVLHGVELCAPPDEPLARRAVELVVPLVRATGALVISDLPGADAAVRR, from the coding sequence ATGAGCGACAACGCAGCGCACGACGACGTCCCGGGACCACCGCCCGGGACGGCACCGGCGCGCGCCGACGTCGTGGCGCGGTGGGCGCGGGCGTTGGTGGACAGCGCCTACGCCCCGTTGTCGCGCAAGCAACTCCAGGCGCACCTCAACCGCCTCTTCGACAACCTGGCCACAGCGGAAAGGGCCGACGAGGTCGGCGAGTGGCTGGTCGACGCCCGCTTCACCGGCCAGGACAGCCTGCGCCGCACCATCGAGGTGCTCGCCGACGCCCTGGACGGCGACGACCAGCAGCGCGCGACCGCGCTCGCCGGTGTCGCCGCGGGTTACGCGAACGCCTTGCGCCGCCAGGTCTTCGCCGAGCAGGAGGAGGTCCGCACCTCCCTCCTCGCCGCGTTGGAGCAGGCGCAGCACGACCTGCACGACAGCGAGGCCCGGTTCCGGCAGGTGTTCGCGTCCTCCGCCGTGGGCATCGCGATCTTCGCCGGGGACGGCACCGCGATAGAGGTGAACCCCGCGCTGGTGCGGATGCTGCGGCACGACCCCGACACCGCCGACCAGGCCACCGGTGCCTCGGGGCCCGACGCGGAGGACGTGTTCGCGCCCGCCGACCTCGCGGCGCTGCGGTCGGCGTGGGCGGCCACCGACGAGGCCAAGTTCGAGCAGCAGTTCACCGGCCCCCACGGCGATCCCATGTGGACGAACGTGGCCCTGTCGACCGTGCGGGACACCGACGACCGGCCCAAGTACCGGGTCGCCGTGATCGAGGACGTCACCGAACAGCGCGTGCTGCGCGACTACCTGCGCCACCAGGCACTGCACGACGTGCTCACCGGGCTGCCCAACCGCCAGAGCTTCCTGCCCAGGCTCGAAGAGGTGCTGGGCAAACCGGGCTCGATCACCTTGTGCTACCTCGACGTCGACAGCGTCGCGATCGTCAACGACGGCATCGGCTACGAAGCCGGTGACGAGCTGCTGAAGGTCGTCGCGGGCCGGCTGACCACCGTCGTGGCGGACGAGAAGGCGACCGTGGCCCGCATCGGCGGTGACGAGTTCGTCGTGCTCATCGAAGATTCCCCCGACACGCCCAGCATCTCCGCGCTCGCGGCGGCGATCGACGAGGCGCTGGCCGAGCCGGTGCAGCTGTCCGGGCACGGGGTCGCGGTGTCGGCGGGCATGGGGTTCGTGCGGACCAGTGCCCGGGGCGTGGACGCGATGGCGTTGCTGCGCCAGGCGCACAGCACGTTGCGGCGCGCGGAAAGCGGCGGCAAGGGCCAGTGGGGCATCTACGACGCCGGGGAGGACGCACGCGACCGCAAGCGCCTTTCGCTGATCGCGACGATGCCAGGTGCGTTGGAATTCGGCGAGATCGCCATCGACTACCGCCCCATAGCACCACCTTCGGGCGACCCGATCGCGCACGCGGCCCGGTTGCGCTGGGACGAGGCGGAGTTCGGCGTGGTGGGGCACGAGGAGTGCCTGGAGTTCGCGGACGAACTGGGGTTGAGCGGCCAGCTGGGCACGTGGCTGCTGGAGGAGGCCTGCGCGTTCGCGGCGGTCGAAGAGGCACCGGTGGTGGTGCGGCTGTCCGCCGACCAGTCCCGCGACCCCGACCTGGCGGCCGTCGTGCGGACCGCGCTGGACCGTTCTTCCCTTGCCCCGCAACGGTTGTGGCTGAGCCTGGACTGCCGCGCGCTGCCCGGCGGGCTGGACGTGGTGGAGGACAACCTGACCACGTTGGCCGACATGGGCGTCCGCCGCCTGCTGCACGGCTTCTCGTGCGGTCTGCCGGAGCTGGCGTTGGTGGAGCGGCACGTCCTGCACGGCGTGGAGCTGTGCGCGCCGCCGGACGAGCCGCTGGCCCGCCGGGCGGTGGAGCTGGTCGTGCCGCTGGTGCGGGCGACGGGCGCGCTGGTGATCAGCGACCTGCCGGGCGCGGACGCGGCCGTGCGACGGTGA
- a CDS encoding TfoX/Sxy family protein: protein MAYDETLAERVREEVEGLPGISAKRMFGGIAFLLNGNMLVGVHGDDLIARVGPEAGEACLALPGARPFDITGKPMRGWLLVDGAVLDEDSGLSDWIGRAREFVEGLPPK, encoded by the coding sequence ATGGCGTACGACGAGACGCTTGCCGAGCGCGTGCGTGAAGAGGTCGAAGGCCTGCCCGGGATCTCGGCCAAGCGGATGTTCGGCGGGATCGCGTTCCTGCTCAACGGGAACATGCTGGTCGGTGTGCACGGCGACGACCTGATCGCCCGGGTCGGGCCCGAGGCCGGCGAGGCGTGCCTGGCGCTGCCCGGTGCGCGCCCGTTCGACATCACCGGCAAGCCCATGCGCGGCTGGCTGCTGGTGGACGGTGCGGTGCTCGACGAGGACTCCGGGCTTTCGGACTGGATCGGGCGGGCGCGGGAGTTCGTGGAGGGGCTGCCGCCGAAGTAG
- a CDS encoding nucleoside deaminase, translating into MLAVAVDEARAGLAEGGIPIGAALFGRDGTLLGRGHNRRVQDGDASTHAETAAFRAAGRRRSYRDTIMVTTLSPCWYCSGLVRQFGIGRVVVGEARTFHGGHDWLAEHGVEITLLDDPECVALMTDFIAERPELWFEDIGQD; encoded by the coding sequence ATGCTCGCGGTGGCGGTGGACGAGGCTCGGGCCGGGTTGGCCGAGGGCGGGATCCCGATCGGGGCCGCGTTGTTCGGCCGGGACGGCACCCTGCTGGGGCGCGGGCACAACCGGCGGGTGCAGGACGGGGACGCCTCGACGCACGCCGAGACCGCCGCCTTCCGGGCCGCCGGCCGGCGGCGGAGCTACCGGGACACGATCATGGTCACCACGTTGTCGCCCTGCTGGTACTGCAGCGGTCTGGTGCGGCAGTTCGGGATCGGGCGGGTGGTGGTCGGAGAGGCGCGCACGTTCCACGGCGGTCACGACTGGCTGGCCGAGCACGGGGTGGAGATCACGCTGCTGGACGACCCCGAGTGCGTGGCGCTGATGACCGACTTCATCGCCGAGCGGCCCGAGCTGTGGTTCGAGGACATCGGCCAGGATTAA
- a CDS encoding RNA polymerase sigma factor, whose product MTPASPIAALVDAAAEGDQRAWNEIVDRYTPLVLAVIYKHRLRPADAADVNQTLWLRLVEQIGRLRDPEALPGWISTTTRNECLRMLRLQQRTQPFDPVADEEQAGSVDVVADLDEEIEAAQRRQALRDGFRLLSEQCRELLARLMTDPPPSYAKVSEQLAMPVGSIGPTRIRCLDKLRKTPAVLRFLDPRPPAPAKSGSAAGPGNAASPGNPARSGNAANARSAASAAGTAGTANAASTANAAGRGAGGAAGRGSASSGVAGAARGRGGGGVRGDA is encoded by the coding sequence GTGACCCCTGCATCCCCGATCGCCGCGCTGGTGGACGCGGCGGCCGAGGGCGACCAGCGTGCCTGGAACGAGATCGTCGACCGGTACACGCCGTTGGTGCTGGCGGTGATCTACAAGCACCGGTTGCGCCCGGCGGATGCGGCGGACGTCAACCAGACGCTGTGGCTGCGCCTGGTCGAGCAGATCGGCAGGCTGCGCGACCCGGAAGCCCTCCCCGGCTGGATCTCCACGACCACGCGCAACGAGTGCCTGCGGATGCTGCGCCTCCAGCAGCGCACCCAGCCCTTCGACCCCGTGGCCGACGAGGAGCAGGCGGGCTCGGTGGACGTCGTGGCGGACCTGGACGAGGAGATCGAGGCGGCCCAACGCCGCCAAGCCCTCCGCGACGGCTTCCGCCTGCTGTCCGAGCAGTGCCGCGAACTCCTGGCCAGGCTCATGACCGACCCGCCACCCAGCTACGCGAAGGTCAGCGAGCAACTGGCGATGCCGGTCGGCAGCATCGGCCCCACCCGCATCCGCTGCCTGGACAAGCTCCGCAAGACCCCGGCAGTCCTCCGCTTCCTCGACCCGCGCCCGCCGGCCCCGGCGAAGTCGGGAAGCGCGGCCGGCCCCGGGAACGCGGCCAGCCCCGGGAACCCGGCGCGCTCGGGCAACGCGGCGAACGCACGCAGCGCGGCGAGTGCGGCGGGCACGGCAGGCACGGCGAATGCGGCGAGCACGGCGAATGCGGCGGGCCGAGGCGCGGGAGGCGCGGCGGGGAGGGGCTCGGCCAGTTCGGGAGTGGCCGGGGCGGCGCGGGGTCGTGGGGGTGGCGGGGTTCGCGGGGATGCCTGA